Proteins encoded in a region of the Acetomicrobium sp. S15 = DSM 107314 genome:
- a CDS encoding ABC1 kinase family protein produces the protein MNWRSLLHAMRFVRVLITLGPPLARLYKADRLPRQRILTDEEAQSLKEVLEALGPTFIKLGQMLSCHVDLLPPEVLQALSELLDEVKPAPFSQVKTIIDEELGEAAEAIVDYDKEPIGSASIAQVYRGLLADGRTVAIKVRRPGLEAQVARDLRIMRHLSKWLPSPSRLPFTLEDLVAELALQMQHEMDFLREASSMARFRAKVAEGSGIIVPQPINQLCSKRVLTMTYHQGVRLDKAIPSLSMLAKREMASKLVQIYSIQFIEAGMVHADPHAGNLLVNEDGQLIVLDFGAMVFVPEVMRRKFLRLLEAVLHADAERAHRVFLSLGFLPPSHEATALQSQMYDMLEDYLSRPVGRVSLSEIFEALTTLSAQHGFKIPRPFLYLVRALSTLEGHLMALDPTSSSEDVLKKALDEVTTWQMTHPFEAAMDVIREQAERVRSFWLAQDIQPPPEKEGRLNKGRLFLGVCLVAMTPWLASPQVSALPWAIAGFLLALMLLF, from the coding sequence ATGAACTGGCGCTCGCTACTTCACGCCATGCGATTTGTGCGGGTCTTAATCACGCTCGGTCCTCCCCTCGCACGTCTTTACAAGGCCGACCGCCTGCCGAGACAAAGGATACTCACAGACGAAGAGGCACAAAGCCTCAAGGAAGTTTTAGAGGCGTTAGGGCCTACGTTCATAAAGCTCGGGCAAATGCTCAGCTGCCATGTGGACTTGCTGCCTCCCGAAGTCTTGCAGGCCCTCTCTGAGCTGCTCGACGAGGTCAAACCCGCTCCGTTCTCGCAAGTCAAGACAATTATAGACGAAGAATTGGGAGAGGCGGCTGAAGCCATAGTAGACTACGACAAAGAGCCCATCGGCTCTGCAAGCATAGCACAGGTATACCGCGGCCTGTTGGCCGACGGCCGAACTGTGGCCATAAAGGTTAGACGTCCCGGCTTGGAGGCTCAAGTTGCAAGAGACCTCCGGATTATGCGCCACTTGTCCAAGTGGTTACCGAGCCCATCGAGGCTCCCCTTCACGCTGGAAGACCTCGTCGCCGAACTCGCTTTGCAGATGCAGCACGAGATGGATTTCCTGCGAGAAGCGTCATCCATGGCGCGATTCCGCGCAAAAGTGGCCGAAGGTTCAGGCATCATCGTCCCCCAACCGATAAATCAACTGTGCAGTAAGAGGGTCCTCACCATGACCTACCACCAAGGGGTTCGCCTGGACAAAGCGATACCGTCTCTTTCTATGCTCGCCAAAAGAGAGATGGCCAGCAAGCTCGTCCAGATATATTCGATCCAGTTCATAGAGGCGGGCATGGTTCATGCTGACCCTCATGCCGGTAACTTGTTAGTTAACGAAGATGGACAACTTATAGTCCTTGACTTTGGTGCAATGGTCTTTGTGCCGGAAGTCATGCGACGCAAATTTTTGAGACTCCTCGAAGCGGTGCTTCATGCAGACGCAGAGAGGGCTCACCGCGTGTTTCTATCCTTAGGGTTCCTGCCTCCTTCGCACGAGGCCACAGCTCTTCAAAGCCAAATGTATGACATGCTCGAAGATTATTTGAGTCGGCCTGTGGGGAGGGTTTCCCTTTCGGAGATCTTCGAGGCCTTAACCACCCTCTCCGCACAGCACGGCTTCAAGATACCGCGCCCTTTTCTCTACCTCGTGAGAGCACTTTCCACGCTTGAGGGGCACCTTATGGCCTTAGACCCCACCTCGTCCAGCGAGGATGTCCTTAAAAAAGCGCTGGACGAGGTGACGACCTGGCAGATGACTCATCCTTTTGAGGCTGCGATGGATGTTATCAGGGAGCAGGCCGAGAGGGTGAGGTCGTTTTGGCTCGCCCAAGATATTCAACCTCCGCCCGAAAAAGAAGGTCGCCTCAACAAAGGCAGGCTCTTTTTGGGCGTTTGCCTGGTCGCCATGACGCCGTGGCTGGCAAGTCCCCAGGTTTCAGCGCTGCCATGGGCGATAGCGGGTTTTCTCTTAGCTCTTATGCTTTTGTTTTGA